In the genome of uncultured Pseudomonas sp., the window GCAACGGGCCTTGAGTTCGCCTGCAACATCCCAGGTCATTACCAATCGGGGATGGTCGGCAAAGTGAACGTACGCTAATCGTTGAGTTTGGATTGATACAGGTCAATCGCCTGAGCGCAGTAGAGACTATTATCATTTGCTATCCCACCAGTACCGCCTCAACTCAAACGAGGACCGAGCTATGGACCACTCCCACCGCCCAGGCTCTGAATTGCCATTTTGGAAAAGCAAAATTGGCATTGCGCTGATCATGCTGGCCGTCATCGGCGTGTTTTATGTGGCCCGCGAGCATTTTGGCCACCTGTCTCAGGCACTGCCTTACTTGATTCTACTGCTGTGCCCACTGATGCACATGTTCGGCCACAACCATGGTGGGCACTCCCATCAGGATGGTGCCGATACCCCCAAGGACGACAACCGGAAGTAAGCACTATGCACACCACCTCGTGCCATCTTGACCATGACCATGACCATGACCATTCCAAGCATCAGGAAGACCAACATGGGGGCCAGCACGATCCGGTGTGCGGCATGGCCGTCAAGCCAGACAGCCCATTTAGTGAGAACCACGAAGGTCAGACACACCGCTTCTGCAGCGCGAAATGCCAGGAAAAGTTCAGGGCAGCACCTAGCCGCTATGTGAAGCCTCCCCAGCATGCGGAACATCAGCATCATGAAGCTGCGCCGCCCTCACCAGGTGCCACAGGGGCTGCAGAATACACCTGCCCGATGCATCCGGAAATACGCCAGCCAAGACCTGGTAATTGCCCCATCTGCGGCATGACCTTGGAGGCAGTGATTCCGGAGCTGGAGGAAGAGGAGAGTTCAGAGCTCCAGGATTTCACCCAGCGATTCTGGTGGACACTCCCGCTCACGATTATCGTCACGGTCTTGGCGATGGCCGGCCACTCATTAACGCTATTCCATGGTGCAACGCAGAACTGGGTTGAGCTTGCCTTGGCGACGCCTGTGACGCTCTGGGGCGGCTGGGTATTCTTTGCCCGAGGCATCGATTCGATCCGCCATCGCAGCCCAAATATGTGGACACTGATTGGCCTGGGCACAGCGGCAGCCTACCTATACAGCGTTGCAGCGACCCTTGCCCCACAGCTGTTTCCCCAAGCGTTCTTCCAGGACGGACGTATTGGCGTCTACTTCGAGGCTGCGGCAGTGATCATCTCGCTGACGCTATTGGGCCAGATGCTCGAACTCAAGGCCCGCTCACAAACCTCAGCCGCCATTAAATCGCTATTGGGCCTGGCCCCTAAAACCGCGCGGCGCATCAACCCTGACGGCCAGGAAGAAGATGTGCCGTTGACCCATGTGCACCTGGGCGACCATCTGCGAGTACGTCCCGGTGAGAAAGTCCCAGTGGACGGAACCGTTCTCGAAGGTGAGAGCGCCGTCGATGAGGCCATGCTGACCGGCGAACCGCTACCGGTAACCAAGCGCGTTGGCGATCCGCTGATCGGCGCAACTATGAATACCCACGGTAGCCTGGTCATGCAGGCGGAGAAGGTGGGGGCCGATACCATGCTGTCCCAGATCGTGCAGATGGTCGCCCGGGCGCAGCGCTCCAAGGCCCCCATGCAGCGCATGGCCGATGCAGTCGCGGGCTATTTCGTGCTCGGCGTGATCGCCATCGCGATCCTCACGTTCTTCGGCTGGGGCTTGTTCGGCCCGGAGTCGGGCTGGGTATTCGGCCTGATCAACGCGGTTGCCGTACTAATCATTGCCTGCCCTTGCGCACTGGGCTTGGCGACCCCCATGTCGGTGATGGTCTCGACCGGCAAAGCTGCCACCAGTGGCGTCTTGTTCCGCGATGCCAGTGCCATAGAGAACCTGTGCAAGATCGA includes:
- a CDS encoding DUF2933 domain-containing protein → MDHSHRPGSELPFWKSKIGIALIMLAVIGVFYVAREHFGHLSQALPYLILLLCPLMHMFGHNHGGHSHQDGADTPKDDNRK
- a CDS encoding heavy metal translocating P-type ATPase encodes the protein MHTTSCHLDHDHDHDHSKHQEDQHGGQHDPVCGMAVKPDSPFSENHEGQTHRFCSAKCQEKFRAAPSRYVKPPQHAEHQHHEAAPPSPGATGAAEYTCPMHPEIRQPRPGNCPICGMTLEAVIPELEEEESSELQDFTQRFWWTLPLTIIVTVLAMAGHSLTLFHGATQNWVELALATPVTLWGGWVFFARGIDSIRHRSPNMWTLIGLGTAAAYLYSVAATLAPQLFPQAFFQDGRIGVYFEAAAVIISLTLLGQMLELKARSQTSAAIKSLLGLAPKTARRINPDGQEEDVPLTHVHLGDHLRVRPGEKVPVDGTVLEGESAVDEAMLTGEPLPVTKRVGDPLIGATMNTHGSLVMQAEKVGADTMLSQIVQMVARAQRSKAPMQRMADAVAGYFVLGVIAIAILTFFGWGLFGPESGWVFGLINAVAVLIIACPCALGLATPMSVMVSTGKAATSGVLFRDASAIENLCKIDTLIVDKTGTLTEGRPVFHSAEGSGQFAPDEVLRLAASLDQGSEHPLAHAIVDHARAQGVELAKPGSFESGSGIGVRGHVDGRQLQLGNTALMEEAGVDVTPLRNRAEQLRLEGISIIYLAVDGVLAGLLAVSDPIKPTAKQAVIRLQEVDVKVIMATGDGLTTARAVAKELGIEEVHGEVKPQDKEKLVADLQSYGRRVAMAGDGINDAPALARADVGIAMGTGTDVAMNSAQVTLVKGDLMGILRARTLSVATVKNMRQNLAFAFIYNAMGIPLAAGLFYPLTGHLLSPMIAALAMSVSSASVVFNALRLRKIRID